From a single Accipiter gentilis chromosome 10, bAccGen1.1, whole genome shotgun sequence genomic region:
- the FAM227B gene encoding LOW QUALITY PROTEIN: protein FAM227B (The sequence of the model RefSeq protein was modified relative to this genomic sequence to represent the inferred CDS: deleted 2 bases in 2 codons; substituted 2 bases at 2 genomic stop codons) — translation MQEPPLTFEEFLRSQDLVRMAKLISLNEPYFLVGKLKKDYSFNAICKYLYDHVPLTISPPSDLEKRINTCITXLRETCXKIFSLECGPAYLEKHLAALEQNIATEQIDAEEVLTQTSEMRKAKTCNYPVSKVKQLSELPRHLEAPELWDLVIKAQHSQWELAMASNTQSLHWQTNEKL, via the exons GAATGGCCAAGTTGATCTCTCTCAATGAGCCATATTTTTTGGTGGGTAAGTTA AAAAAAGATTATTCTTTCAATGctatatgtaaatatttgtatGACCATGTTCCATTGACC ATCAGTCCACCCTCAGATTTGGAGAAGAGAATAAACACATGTATCACTTAGCTAAGAGAaacatgctgaaaaatattttcattagaaTGTGGACCAGCATATCTAGAGAAACATCTTGCTGCCCTTGAACAGA acattgcTACTGAGCAAATTGATGCAGAGGAAGTTCTGACTCAGACAAGTGAGATGAGGAAAGCAAAG accTGTAACTACCCTGTTTCCAAGGTAAAACAGCTTTCAGAATTGCCAAGACATCTGGAAGCTCCAGAACTTTGGGACTTAGTTATAAAAGCTCAGCATTCCCAA TGGGAATTAGCTATGGCCTCAAATACTCAGTCACTTCACTGGCAGACAAATGAGAAGTTATAG